In the Bradyrhizobium guangzhouense genome, one interval contains:
- a CDS encoding type II toxin-antitoxin system VapB family antitoxin, producing the protein MSLSIKNPETHQLAAELAERMGESLTAAVTIAVCERLERVRREQGVRLSVRLVNIGQDCAKRLKEPYRSLEHGDLLYDKQG; encoded by the coding sequence ATGAGCCTGAGCATCAAGAACCCCGAGACACATCAGTTGGCGGCCGAGCTCGCGGAACGCATGGGAGAGTCGCTGACGGCCGCAGTGACGATCGCTGTTTGCGAGCGCTTGGAGCGGGTCCGTCGCGAACAGGGCGTGCGCTTATCGGTTCGTTTGGTGAATATCGGCCAGGATTGCGCCAAGCGACTCAAGGAGCCGTATCGATCCTTGGAGCACGGTGACCTGCTCTATGATAAGCAGGGATGA
- a CDS encoding type II toxin-antitoxin system HigB family toxin, which produces MLVIGTDIVESYFAERSGHRGIDAARAQYRAWLAIAEASDWRTPQQVKRSHPKASILKGGRVVFNIKANDYRLIAMVQYRDGVLMIRLFRQS; this is translated from the coding sequence ATGCTGGTAATCGGCACAGACATTGTTGAGAGCTATTTTGCCGAGCGCTCCGGTCATCGGGGCATCGATGCGGCGCGCGCGCAATACAGGGCATGGCTGGCGATTGCGGAGGCTTCGGACTGGCGGACGCCGCAACAGGTGAAGCGATCGCATCCCAAGGCCAGCATCCTGAAGGGGGGACGCGTCGTATTCAACATCAAGGCCAATGACTACCGCCTGATCGCCATGGTTCAATATCGTGATGGCGTGTTGATGATCCGCCTTTTTCGGCAGTCATGA
- a CDS encoding helix-turn-helix domain-containing protein, translated as MKATLIIIQNQADHEAAKALVGKLLQSNATDDRARMVAQARLIEAYERARWPRKAPALPDLLTYLMEQHGLTRADLVPLLGTASRVSEVMSGKRELSMTMVKRLRDRFHIPADLLISASESVAA; from the coding sequence ATGAAAGCAACATTGATAATTATCCAGAACCAGGCCGATCATGAGGCGGCCAAGGCGCTTGTCGGCAAGCTGCTGCAATCCAACGCGACTGACGATCGAGCGCGCATGGTAGCGCAGGCTCGCCTTATCGAGGCGTATGAACGCGCGCGATGGCCCCGCAAAGCGCCGGCGTTGCCCGATTTGTTGACCTATTTGATGGAGCAACATGGTCTGACGCGCGCCGATCTTGTGCCACTTCTTGGCACTGCGAGCCGCGTCAGTGAGGTCATGTCCGGCAAGCGCGAATTGAGCATGACGATGGTGAAGCGTCTGCGGGACCGTTTCCACATTCCGGCAGATTTGCTGATTTCCGCAAGTGAAAGTGTTGCCGCTTAG
- a CDS encoding FitA-like ribbon-helix-helix domain-containing protein, translating to MATVTIRNLSEEAHRALKARAARHNRSTEAEMRAILEAAVRPEGRLRLGTALSEMSRKIGLTNADVEALEHGSAAEPMRFE from the coding sequence ATGGCCACCGTTACCATCCGAAACCTCTCCGAAGAGGCGCATCGCGCCCTAAAAGCCCGTGCGGCACGGCACAATCGCAGCACGGAAGCGGAAATGCGCGCCATTCTGGAGGCCGCCGTCCGTCCCGAGGGCCGGTTGCGGCTCGGCACCGCTCTTTCCGAGATGAGCCGGAAGATCGGACTCACCAATGCCGATGTCGAGGCACTTGAACATGGCAGTGCCGCTGAGCCGATGCGCTTCGAATGA
- a CDS encoding ParB/Srx family N-terminal domain-containing protein has product MNNSFPLPICTQLSLIYRSPSDLIPDPRNARTHPKRQIEQLKASIREFGFTNPILIDPDGHLIAGHGRLQAAKALGMVQVPTITLSGLSETQKRALRLADNKIALNAGWDVEILQQELGELASIDLEIDPTLTGFSTGEIDVILSKSTADTDDEIIPPPPSTPRTKPGDIWILGQHRVGCGDARDAQFLDRVSVKGWCAY; this is encoded by the coding sequence ATGAACAACTCTTTCCCGCTTCCCATCTGCACGCAGCTCTCCCTCATTTATCGCTCGCCCAGCGATCTCATCCCGGATCCGCGCAATGCGCGAACGCACCCGAAGCGCCAGATTGAGCAGCTCAAGGCGTCAATCCGGGAATTCGGATTCACCAATCCGATCCTGATCGATCCCGACGGCCACCTCATCGCAGGCCATGGCCGGCTTCAGGCCGCAAAGGCCCTGGGCATGGTCCAGGTGCCGACCATCACTCTCTCCGGGCTCTCGGAGACCCAGAAGCGCGCGCTTAGACTTGCCGACAACAAGATCGCGCTGAACGCGGGATGGGACGTGGAGATCCTCCAACAAGAGCTGGGCGAACTCGCCTCGATCGATCTCGAGATTGACCCAACCCTCACGGGCTTTTCGACCGGCGAGATCGACGTCATTCTCTCCAAATCCACGGCGGATACCGATGACGAAATCATTCCACCGCCGCCGTCAACGCCAAGGACGAAGCCGGGGGATATCTGGATTCTCGGCCAGCACCGCGTCGGATGTGGCGATGCGCGTGACGCGCAATTCCTGGACCGGGTTTCGGTCAAAGGTTGGTGTGCGTACTAG
- a CDS encoding DUF5681 domain-containing protein, which produces MSRNAKGQFEKGITGNPKGRPRKQLRSISDEEVRRAFFEAEDTLVPIVVGNKREMIPASVAIDKQLIFKAASGDPRSMMLYYKRKDRFVLEYVEQQMRNLRALVEAQERIRDFPEDVTDEFKRAVQLLQFKIDKSYLL; this is translated from the coding sequence ATGAGCCGTAACGCCAAGGGACAGTTCGAAAAGGGTATCACGGGCAATCCGAAGGGAAGGCCGCGCAAGCAGCTGCGTTCAATCTCGGATGAGGAGGTCCGCCGCGCGTTCTTCGAGGCCGAGGATACCTTGGTCCCGATCGTCGTTGGAAACAAGCGCGAGATGATTCCGGCAAGCGTTGCCATTGACAAGCAGCTGATCTTCAAGGCCGCCTCAGGCGACCCGCGATCGATGATGTTGTACTATAAGCGAAAGGACCGCTTCGTTCTTGAATACGTGGAGCAACAGATGAGGAACTTGCGGGCCCTTGTCGAGGCGCAGGAGCGCATCCGTGACTTCCCCGAAGACGTCACGGACGAATTCAAGAGAGCCGTGCAGCTGCTCCAGTTTAAGATCGACAAGAGCTATTTGCTCTAG
- a CDS encoding uracil-DNA glycosylase family protein, translating to MDKQAAMAMLVAKRRAEAGGRYHHLHLYDGGRWDFDFVVPWTKSACDLDADLMIIGQDWASDDYLRRNDDAKQRADRAVTGQDAHLATNQNLKRLLAQHFGLCFSQTYATNVLVYIKPGKMSSNVPMRDLRACALAYTLPQLDIVKPRMALCLGAKTFNSVRSALGFAPLPWRHACLPSAHTRIGPTELYGVPHTGSWGTKNAGGDEAIDLIWTNLARRFHELATSPQQPAP from the coding sequence GTGGACAAGCAAGCCGCCATGGCGATGCTGGTCGCAAAGCGTCGCGCAGAGGCCGGCGGCCGCTACCATCATTTGCACCTGTATGACGGTGGACGTTGGGACTTTGATTTTGTGGTACCCTGGACCAAGTCGGCATGCGATCTGGATGCGGACCTCATGATCATTGGGCAGGATTGGGCTTCTGACGATTACCTCCGGCGCAACGATGATGCGAAGCAGCGTGCGGATCGCGCCGTCACCGGACAGGACGCCCATCTCGCAACCAACCAAAACCTAAAGCGCCTGCTGGCGCAGCATTTCGGCCTTTGCTTCTCGCAGACCTATGCCACCAACGTTCTGGTCTATATCAAGCCAGGCAAGATGAGCAGCAATGTCCCGATGAGGGATCTGCGCGCCTGCGCGCTCGCCTACACTTTGCCTCAGCTGGACATCGTGAAGCCGCGGATGGCTCTCTGCCTCGGGGCCAAGACATTCAACTCGGTGAGGTCCGCCCTGGGCTTTGCACCGCTGCCATGGCGACACGCCTGTCTGCCCTCCGCGCACACCCGCATCGGCCCCACAGAACTTTACGGTGTGCCGCACACCGGCAGCTGGGGGACGAAAAACGCGGGCGGCGATGAAGCGATCGACCTCATTTGGACCAATCTCGCTCGCCGATTTCATGAGCTTGCCACCTCGCCTCAACAGCCGGCGCCCTAG
- a CDS encoding type II toxin-antitoxin system VapC family toxin, which yields MIVDTSALIAILRNEPEAQRCALAIESHPIRRISAANFVEAAVVIDASRDPIASRRFDELMKEAQISIESVTQAQAQVAREAYRDFGKGSGHPARLNFGDCFAYALAKSTGEPLLFKGDDFIHTDIVSAAP from the coding sequence ATGATCGTCGATACATCTGCGCTCATTGCCATCCTGCGCAATGAGCCCGAGGCACAGCGCTGCGCACTTGCAATCGAATCTCATCCCATTCGACGGATATCCGCTGCAAATTTCGTCGAGGCCGCCGTCGTGATCGATGCCAGCCGGGATCCTATCGCCAGCCGGCGTTTCGACGAACTGATGAAGGAAGCGCAGATTTCGATCGAATCTGTGACTCAGGCTCAGGCGCAAGTCGCACGCGAAGCCTATCGCGATTTCGGCAAGGGCAGCGGCCATCCTGCCAGACTGAATTTTGGCGACTGCTTTGCTTACGCGCTCGCCAAAAGTACTGGCGAGCCTTTGTTGTTCAAGGGTGACGATTTCATCCATACCGATATCGTTTCGGCCGCCCCGTGA
- a CDS encoding type II toxin-antitoxin system VapB family antitoxin, with translation MSLNIKNPEAHELATELAQRTGESLTAAVTNALRERLERVRRKQGARLSDRLLKIGGDCAKHLKEPYRSADHGDLLYDERGLPR, from the coding sequence ATGAGTTTGAACATCAAGAATCCCGAAGCCCATGAACTAGCGACAGAACTAGCACAGCGGACCGGGGAGTCGCTGACTGCGGCGGTGACGAATGCCCTTCGTGAGCGGCTCGAGCGGGTTCGCCGCAAGCAAGGCGCACGTCTATCGGATCGTTTGCTGAAGATCGGTGGGGATTGCGCTAAGCACTTGAAAGAGCCGTACCGATCGGCCGATCACGGCGATCTGCTCTACGACGAGCGCGGATTGCCTCGATGA
- a CDS encoding FitA-like ribbon-helix-helix domain-containing protein, which produces MAAVTIRHLSEETHRALKVRAAQHNRSTEAEMRAILEAAVRPEGRLRLGTALSEMSRKIGLTNADVEALEHGRDARAAEPMRFE; this is translated from the coding sequence ATGGCCGCTGTCACCATCCGCCACCTCTCCGAGGAGACGCATCGCGCCCTCAAAGTCCGCGCCGCGCAGCACAATCGCAGCACGGAGGCCGAAATGCGCGCCATTCTGGAGGCCGCCGTACGACCCGAGGGCCGGCTGCGGCTCGGCACCGCCCTTTCGGAAATGAGCCGGAAGATCGGCCTCACCAATGCCGACGTCGAGGCACTCGAGCATGGCCGCGACGCGCGTGCCGCTGAGCCGATGCGCTTCGAATGA
- a CDS encoding type II toxin-antitoxin system VapC family toxin encodes MILLDTNVVSEAMKPEPHPSVRGWLDAQAAETVFLSSVTIAELLFGIGALPRGKRRERLATALDGVLDLFAARILPFDTTAARRYADLVVKGRAAGKGFPTPDGYIAAIAAAHGFVVASRDTSAFKAAGLTIIDPWTVAS; translated from the coding sequence ATGATCTTGCTCGATACCAATGTTGTCTCCGAGGCGATGAAGCCCGAACCCCATCCGTCGGTCCGTGGCTGGCTCGACGCCCAGGCCGCCGAGACGGTGTTTCTCTCCAGCGTTACGATCGCCGAGCTGTTGTTCGGCATCGGCGCACTGCCACGCGGCAAGCGCAGGGAGCGGCTGGCGACTGCGCTCGACGGCGTGCTGGACCTGTTCGCGGCCCGCATTCTGCCCTTCGATACCACCGCGGCGCGGCGATACGCCGATCTCGTTGTCAAGGGGCGCGCGGCCGGAAAAGGCTTCCCCACGCCCGACGGCTATATTGCCGCGATCGCCGCCGCGCACGGGTTCGTGGTGGCATCGCGGGACACGAGCGCGTTCAAGGCCGCCGGTCTGACGATCATCGATCCCTGGACCGTGGCCAGCTGA
- a CDS encoding site-specific DNA-methyltransferase, protein MSDFRVDHLPIAELKPNPANARRHSKKQLHQIAASIREFGFNSIVVADEDGMILVGHGRVKGARLAGLEQVPVLRVSHLTAAQKIAFSLADNKIALNSDWDMDQLRGLWRELMGVEINFDVEVTGFETAEIDLLVDGEMEREKPDRSDRVPAVGSDAVSRLGDLWVLGEHRLLCGDACDPVSLADLMDGDEARLVFTDPPYNVPIDGHVSGNGEVKHREFKMASGEMSSPEFAGFLSVVFGNMAQVSMDGAIHFICMDWRHMDEVLKAAGGVYSELKNLCVWNKSNGGMGSFYRSKHELVFVYKVGQGPHVNTIELGKHGRYRTNVWDYAGINSFSASRASELEMHPTVKPTALVIDAIKDCSRRGDIVLDPFSGSGTTIMAAQKSRRRGRAIELDPLYVDVAIRRWQAYTGQAATMAVTGETFAEIEQRRSDLLQ, encoded by the coding sequence ATGAGTGATTTCCGCGTCGACCACCTGCCCATTGCCGAGCTGAAGCCGAATCCGGCCAATGCCAGGCGGCATTCGAAGAAGCAGTTGCATCAGATCGCGGCCTCGATCCGCGAGTTCGGCTTCAACAGCATTGTAGTGGCGGACGAGGACGGCATGATCCTGGTCGGTCATGGCCGTGTCAAGGGCGCGCGGTTGGCCGGGCTGGAGCAGGTGCCGGTGCTGCGGGTCAGCCATTTGACGGCCGCACAGAAGATTGCGTTCTCACTTGCCGACAACAAGATCGCGCTGAACTCGGACTGGGACATGGACCAGCTGCGCGGGCTCTGGCGCGAATTGATGGGTGTCGAGATCAATTTCGATGTGGAAGTGACCGGTTTTGAGACCGCCGAGATTGATTTGCTGGTTGACGGCGAAATGGAGCGCGAGAAGCCCGACCGGAGCGATCGCGTTCCGGCTGTGGGCAGCGATGCGGTCTCGCGGCTGGGTGATCTCTGGGTCCTGGGCGAGCATCGTTTGCTGTGCGGGGACGCCTGCGATCCGGTCTCGCTCGCAGATCTGATGGACGGCGACGAGGCCCGCCTGGTGTTCACCGACCCGCCCTACAACGTGCCGATCGACGGGCATGTCAGCGGCAATGGCGAGGTCAAGCACCGCGAATTCAAGATGGCGTCCGGCGAGATGAGCTCTCCGGAGTTCGCCGGCTTCTTGAGTGTGGTCTTCGGCAACATGGCGCAGGTGAGCATGGATGGCGCGATCCATTTCATCTGCATGGATTGGCGCCACATGGACGAGGTGCTGAAGGCGGCCGGCGGCGTCTATTCCGAGCTGAAGAACCTCTGCGTCTGGAACAAGAGCAATGGCGGCATGGGCTCGTTCTACCGCTCCAAGCATGAGCTGGTGTTCGTCTACAAGGTGGGGCAGGGGCCACACGTGAACACGATCGAGCTCGGCAAGCACGGCCGCTATCGCACCAATGTTTGGGACTACGCCGGCATCAACAGTTTTAGTGCGAGCCGTGCAAGCGAGCTCGAAATGCACCCGACGGTAAAGCCGACTGCGCTCGTGATCGACGCCATCAAGGATTGCTCGCGTCGCGGCGACATCGTGCTCGACCCCTTCTCCGGATCAGGCACGACCATCATGGCCGCGCAAAAGTCCCGCCGGCGGGGGCGCGCCATTGAGCTCGATCCGCTCTACGTCGACGTCGCGATCCGCCGCTGGCAGGCTTATACCGGGCAGGCTGCGACCATGGCGGTGACTGGGGAAACCTTCGCCGAGATCGAACAGCGCCGGAGCGATCTCCTTCAGTGA
- a CDS encoding helix-turn-helix domain-containing protein: MEKSLKSADYARLIALLVATRHKAGIRQQALAKKLRKPQSFVAKYEGGERRLDVIEFITIAEALGANPLKLFRSFLRAKTR; encoded by the coding sequence ATGGAAAAGTCCCTCAAATCCGCCGACTATGCCCGCCTGATCGCGCTTCTTGTCGCGACGCGACATAAGGCCGGCATCCGCCAGCAAGCGCTGGCAAAAAAGCTCCGCAAACCGCAATCCTTCGTCGCTAAGTATGAAGGCGGAGAACGCCGGCTCGATGTGATCGAGTTCATCACCATCGCCGAGGCGCTCGGCGCCAATCCCCTGAAGCTATTTAGATCGTTCCTGCGGGCTAAGACGCGGTAG